From a single Micromonospora sp. WMMD1102 genomic region:
- a CDS encoding DUF998 domain-containing protein, with product MTAVSRPAVAFGAAACVLVGTVAVAVAVFAGPAPDLGGYVSEAGASGSSTVWPYRIGLLAVAAGQVLLGAALPRWLRLASGLLLASAVATALSAGVSCRAQCPLPPFDRVTLADLVHGGASIAAVAGTVFAMLAVAGPPRDLFPFPAPRGVAGTRPVGGPPPLDDAVGTGRSAPALRRLSVVAAAVALPLSAVAGLALLLVGRGVLTGAVERLLLLDLAVWGVAAGLILGLAREPAASRAPAAPSGRAGGGPPERYPG from the coding sequence GTGACGGCGGTCAGTCGGCCGGCCGTCGCGTTCGGCGCCGCGGCCTGCGTGCTGGTCGGCACGGTCGCGGTGGCCGTCGCGGTGTTCGCCGGTCCGGCTCCGGACCTCGGCGGGTACGTCAGCGAGGCCGGCGCCTCGGGCAGCAGCACGGTGTGGCCGTACCGGATCGGCCTGCTGGCCGTCGCCGCCGGACAGGTACTGCTCGGCGCGGCCCTGCCCCGCTGGCTGCGGTTGGCCTCCGGGCTGCTTCTGGCGAGCGCGGTCGCGACGGCGCTCTCGGCCGGGGTGAGTTGCCGGGCCCAGTGCCCGTTGCCGCCCTTCGACCGGGTGACCCTGGCCGACCTGGTGCACGGCGGTGCCAGTATCGCAGCGGTGGCGGGCACGGTCTTCGCGATGCTGGCCGTGGCCGGACCACCGCGCGACCTGTTCCCGTTCCCGGCGCCCCGGGGCGTGGCCGGGACGCGGCCGGTCGGCGGCCCGCCGCCCCTGGACGACGCGGTCGGGACGGGCCGGTCGGCCCCGGCGCTGCGCCGGCTCTCGGTCGTCGCCGCCGCTGTCGCGCTGCCGCTGTCGGCGGTCGCCGGCCTGGCCCTGCTGCTGGTCGGCCGGGGCGTCCTGACGGGTGCGGTCGAGCGGCTGCTCCTGCTGGACCTGGCCGTCTGGGGGGTGGCCGCCGGGCTCATCCTCGGACTCGCCCGGGAGCCCGCCGCGTCCCGGGCGCCCGCCGCGCCGTCCGGCCGTGCCGGGGGCGGGCCGCCGGAGAGGTACCCCGGATGA
- a CDS encoding dicarboxylate/amino acid:cation symporter, with translation MISALRRIPFSVQILAGLVLGVALGYLARAGDISWLGTTLDQIGGIFVQLLRLAVPPLVFTALVVSVVSLRGVANAARLALKTLLWFGITALIAVSVGIGLGLLTNPGRGVTLDVAGAEAPERTGSWTDFLTGIIPENPVGAFVENNVLQIVFLAVVAGIAALLVGQAAEPFVNFNRALLAITQKALWWLIRLAPLGTLGLIGHAVEAYGWDLLAPLAKFTTAVYIGCAIVLLVVYPLVLLVAGKLNPLRFYAGTWPAIELAFVSRSSVGTMPVTQRSVERIGVPREYASFAVPFGATTKMDGCAAIYPALAAIFVAQVFGVSLSPLDYLLIAFVSVVGSAATAGLTGALVMLTLTLSTLGLPLAGAGLLLAIDPILDMIRTATNVAGQALVPTVVAAREGVLDRAAYDSAGRRELLDEEPPTGRPTRDRDPAPQPA, from the coding sequence ATGATTTCCGCACTTCGCAGAATTCCGTTCTCCGTCCAGATCCTCGCCGGTCTGGTGCTCGGTGTCGCACTGGGTTACCTGGCCCGGGCCGGCGACATCTCCTGGCTCGGCACCACCCTCGACCAGATCGGTGGCATCTTCGTCCAGTTGCTCCGGCTCGCCGTGCCGCCGCTGGTCTTCACCGCCCTGGTGGTCAGCGTCGTCAGCCTGCGCGGGGTGGCCAACGCCGCCCGGCTGGCGTTGAAGACCCTGCTCTGGTTCGGCATCACCGCGCTGATCGCGGTGAGCGTCGGCATCGGGCTGGGTCTGCTGACCAACCCGGGCCGGGGCGTCACGCTGGACGTCGCCGGTGCCGAGGCACCGGAGCGGACCGGATCGTGGACCGACTTCCTCACCGGGATCATCCCGGAGAACCCGGTCGGCGCGTTCGTCGAGAACAACGTTCTCCAGATCGTCTTCCTGGCCGTTGTCGCCGGCATCGCCGCGCTGCTGGTCGGCCAGGCCGCCGAGCCGTTCGTCAACTTCAACCGGGCGCTGCTGGCGATCACCCAGAAGGCGCTCTGGTGGCTGATCCGGCTCGCCCCGCTCGGCACCCTCGGGCTGATCGGCCACGCCGTCGAGGCGTACGGGTGGGACCTGCTGGCGCCGCTGGCCAAGTTCACCACCGCGGTCTACATCGGCTGCGCGATCGTGCTGCTGGTGGTCTACCCGCTGGTGCTGCTCGTCGCCGGCAAGCTCAACCCGCTGCGCTTCTACGCCGGCACCTGGCCGGCGATCGAACTCGCCTTCGTCTCCCGCTCGTCGGTCGGCACCATGCCGGTGACCCAGCGCTCGGTGGAGCGGATCGGCGTGCCGCGCGAGTACGCCTCGTTCGCCGTGCCGTTCGGCGCGACCACCAAAATGGACGGCTGCGCCGCGATCTATCCCGCGCTGGCGGCGATCTTCGTCGCCCAGGTCTTCGGGGTGAGCCTGAGCCCGCTGGACTACCTGCTGATCGCCTTCGTCTCGGTGGTCGGCTCGGCCGCCACCGCCGGACTGACCGGCGCGCTGGTGATGCTCACGCTGACCCTGAGCACGCTGGGCCTGCCGCTGGCCGGGGCGGGCCTGCTGCTCGCCATCGACCCGATCCTGGACATGATCCGGACCGCCACGAACGTCGCCGGGCAGGCCCTGGTGCCGACCGTGGTCGCCGCCCGGGAGGGCGTACTGGACCGGGCCGCGTACGACTCGGCCGGCCGGCGGGAGCTGCTGGACGAGGAGCCGCCGACCGGGCGGCCGACCCGGGACCGGGACCCCGCTCCGCAACCGGCCTGA
- a CDS encoding SAM-dependent methyltransferase — translation MRLPDGLPADIDLTRPSAARVYDYFLGGAHNFEVDRQLAEQIAGMTPNLAETMRAGRAFLRRGVRMLVGEGIDQFLDIGSGIPTVGNVHEVAQAVNPQARIVYVDIDPVAVAHSRSILAGNEYTGVVHADLREPERILAEVGKLGVLDLDRPVAVLLAGVVHFVPDSDDPHSILATLRAATVPGSYLLLSHSTHEEQPPEMLDAQRLSARTATEITLRSRAEIAAFFGDFTLVEPGLVHMPLWRPDDPADPGEHPERLGAFGGVGRHDRGAG, via the coding sequence ATGCGACTCCCGGACGGGCTACCCGCGGACATCGACCTGACCCGACCCAGCGCCGCCCGGGTCTACGACTATTTCCTGGGCGGCGCGCACAACTTCGAGGTCGACCGGCAACTCGCCGAGCAGATCGCCGGGATGACGCCGAACCTGGCCGAGACGATGCGGGCCGGTCGGGCGTTCCTGCGCCGGGGCGTACGGATGCTGGTCGGCGAGGGCATCGACCAGTTCCTCGACATCGGCTCCGGCATCCCCACCGTCGGGAACGTGCACGAGGTCGCCCAGGCCGTCAACCCGCAGGCCCGGATCGTCTACGTCGACATCGACCCGGTGGCGGTGGCGCACAGCCGGTCGATCCTGGCCGGCAACGAGTACACCGGTGTGGTCCACGCGGACCTGCGGGAGCCGGAGCGAATCCTGGCCGAGGTCGGCAAGCTGGGCGTGCTCGACCTGGACCGGCCGGTCGCCGTACTGCTGGCCGGGGTGGTGCACTTCGTCCCGGACAGCGACGACCCGCACTCGATCCTGGCCACCCTGCGCGCCGCCACCGTGCCCGGCAGCTATCTGCTGCTCTCCCACTCCACCCACGAGGAGCAGCCGCCGGAGATGCTGGACGCGCAACGCCTCTCCGCCCGGACGGCGACCGAGATCACGCTCCGCTCCCGGGCCGAGATCGCCGCCTTCTTCGGTGACTTCACGCTCGTCGAGCCGGGCCTGGTGCACATGCCGCTGTGGCGGCCCGACGACCCCGCCGACCCGGGGGAGCACCCGGAGCGGCTCGGCGCGTTCGGCGGCGTGGGCCGGCACGACCGGGGCGCGGGCTAG
- a CDS encoding NADH:flavin oxidoreductase/NADH oxidase: MSVLFSPLTLRGLTLPNRIVMSPMCQYSAGPDGLPTDWHRVHLGARAVGGVGMVISEATAVVPEGRISPRDTGLWSDAHVDAWRPVTGFVAAAGAVPAVQLAHAGRKASTYWPWSPTKGGVPDAEGGWPPVGPGTEPFAPSYRTPAALDRAGLDRVVEAFGQAAGRALAAGFRAVEVHAAHGYLLHEFLSPLVNKRTDDYGGDLEGRSRLAVEVTRAVRSAVGDAVPVLVRISATDWVPGGWTPADSVLLAGLLAEAGADLVDCSSGGGVPEAEIPLGPGYQVPLAARVRRESKVPTGAVGLISAPKHAEAIVAGGDADLVLLGRELLRDPYWPRRAAQQLGAAVHTPEQYLRAW; the protein is encoded by the coding sequence ATGAGTGTGCTGTTCAGTCCGTTGACGCTGCGCGGCCTGACGCTGCCGAACCGGATCGTGATGTCGCCGATGTGCCAGTACTCGGCCGGGCCGGACGGGTTGCCGACCGACTGGCACCGGGTACACCTCGGTGCCCGCGCGGTCGGCGGGGTCGGGATGGTGATCAGCGAGGCGACCGCGGTCGTGCCGGAGGGCCGGATCAGTCCCCGGGACACCGGGCTCTGGTCGGACGCGCACGTCGACGCCTGGCGGCCGGTCACCGGGTTCGTCGCCGCCGCCGGGGCGGTGCCGGCGGTGCAGCTCGCGCACGCCGGCCGCAAGGCGTCGACCTACTGGCCCTGGTCGCCGACGAAGGGCGGGGTGCCGGACGCCGAGGGTGGCTGGCCGCCGGTCGGGCCGGGGACCGAACCGTTCGCACCGTCCTACCGGACACCGGCGGCACTGGACCGGGCCGGACTCGACCGGGTTGTCGAGGCGTTCGGACAGGCCGCCGGCCGGGCGCTGGCGGCCGGGTTCCGGGCCGTCGAGGTGCACGCCGCACACGGCTACCTGCTGCACGAGTTCCTCTCCCCGCTGGTCAACAAGCGCACCGACGACTACGGCGGTGACCTGGAAGGGCGGAGCCGGCTCGCTGTCGAGGTGACCCGGGCGGTCCGCTCGGCGGTCGGCGACGCCGTACCCGTGCTGGTCCGGATCTCGGCCACCGACTGGGTGCCGGGCGGCTGGACGCCGGCCGACAGCGTGCTGCTGGCCGGGCTGCTCGCCGAGGCCGGCGCCGACCTGGTGGACTGCTCCTCCGGCGGGGGCGTGCCGGAGGCCGAGATCCCGCTCGGTCCGGGCTACCAGGTGCCGCTGGCGGCCCGGGTACGCCGGGAGAGCAAGGTGCCGACCGGCGCGGTGGGACTGATCAGCGCGCCCAAGCACGCCGAGGCGATCGTGGCGGGCGGGGACGCCGACCTGGTGCTGCTGGGCCGGGAACTGCTGCGCGACCCGTACTGGCCGCGTCGCGCGGCGCAGCAACTCGGCGCGGCCGTGCACACTCCGGAGCAGTACCTGCGGGCCTGGTGA